The window GCTCCCTGGTCATGCGAGAAGGCAAGATTGCCGGGTCAAGCCTTATTTCACAGGGATTTGCAAGTCCCAAATATTTTCACCCCCGTCCGTCCTCAGCAGGCCAGGGCCATGATCCCGCCAACTCAGGCGGGAGCAATCTTGGACCAACCTCACAAAAATTTATAGACGCAACAAAGCAACGGGTCGTCGATTATCGCTCTGAAAACAGCCTGGGTCCTGACAGCCTCATTCCTGCCGACGCCGTCACTGCATCGGCCAGCGGCCTTGATCCTCATGTCAGCGTAGAAAATGCCCTGCTTCAGGCAACACGAATAGCAAAAACACGGGGCCTGAGTACTAATAGTGTCCTCAAAGAGATTGAGAAACACACCGAAGGTCGTGATCTTGGAATACTCGGCGAATCGAGGGTAAATGTACTCATGCTGAATATGGGACTTGACGGCACATTAAAATAATGATGTTTTTTAGTGATGGAGAAGAACATTGCACAAAAACGAAGGTAACATAATTAATGACTGAAGACAGAGCTGCATCTTTCCTCAGGCTAATCCGACGCTCCCAACGTGGAAGGCTGAAGGTTTATCTCGGATATTGCGCGGGAGTCGGGAAAACCTGTCAAATGCTTCAGGAAGGCCAGCGGCTCAAAGCAGACGGCATCGATGTTGTTATCGGACTTCTTGAAACACACGGCCGCGCAGAAACAGCCAAAATTGCCGAAGGGTTGGAATCCATACCAAGACGAAAGCAGGAATATCGGGGAATTATAGTTGAAGACATGGACCCCGACGCTATCCTGGCCCGCAAACCACAAGTTGTCCTCATTGATGAGCTTGCCCATACAAATGTACCGGGAAGCAGAAACCCGAAAAGGTATCAGGATGTTCAGGACATCCTTGCTGAAGGTATTCATGTTATTACAACAATGAATGTTCAGCACCTGGAAAGCCTTTACAATATTGTTGAAAAAGCTGTCGGGGTAAAGGTCAGGGAACGTTTACCCGATTCAGTTCTTGCCGAGGCAGATCAGATCGTTGATGTTGACCTCACTGCCGAAGACCTGAGAAGGCGTCTTGAAGAAGGCAAGATATACCCCGTTGACCGCGTTCAGACAGCTCTCACAAATTTCTTCACCTTTTCCAATCTTGAAAAGCTCCGGGAACTCACCCTTCGCGAACTCGCATCCCAGATAGATTTGAGGAGACGGGAGGTTTCTGAAGACGATATCCCCTCTACGCCAGATCAAATCATGGTCTGCCTCAGTTCACGCGGACCAAACACCGAAAAACTGCTGCGCTACACTTCACGTCTGGCAGGAAAATTCAATCGAAACTGGTATGCCGTTTACGTTCAGACGCCCTCTGAGGAAGCCACTGCCATTGATGTCCAGGTTCAGCTCTACATCTCCGAAACATTAACCCTGGCCAAACAGCTTGGCGCAATGGTCTTTACCTACAAAGGAGAAGATATAGCAGATACAATCCTTAGATTTGCCAGGGAATATCGTGTGGGTCATATTGTGATAGGCAGGTCAAAGGCAAAACCTTTTTGGGAGCGCTTCGGCAGGAATAAAAATATTTTAAATAATCTTATTAAAAACGCGGGGGGAATAACAATAATCGTACTTAATACAGGCGAAGAAGAATTTCCCCCTGCAAAATCCAGCCAAATAATATCCGAAGAATCATATGCAATCGAGCCGGTTGCTGAAATTCCTTCTTCATCTACAACTCAGTTAACATTAAGCAACCTTCTTTCACCGGATAGAATTATCATATGGGACCAACCCGTTCAGAAAGAGACGGCTCTTAGGGCGCTTATTGAAGCTGTTACAAAAAACAACGGAGCAGGCGATCCCGATGTTTTACTGGGGAATGTTTTAAAAAGAGAAGATCAGGGATCGACTTTTTTCAATGAAGGTGTTGCCTTCCCTCATGTACGAGTTCCCGGCCTGACCGTTCCACTGATTGCCTTGGGTCTTACAAAAAAGGGCGTCTCTGACGTATCCTCTAAAAATCCTATTGAACTTATATTCCTCATACTTTCTCCGGCAGAAACTCCCGATGTTCAGTTACATATCCTTGGCATCTGCAGCAGGGCAAGCCAGAACAGACACCTTCTTCAGTATTTAAAGTCTGCAAAAACAGCGGATGAGGTTGTAGGGGCAATAAAAAACATTGATATATACAGCAATTAGAAACATCATTTTAAACAGAAACGCTATATTTTCAGTCTTAGTCCAATTCTAAATCAAGGATGCAATGACTTACCCCGCTTCAGCTTGCGGGGCAATCAAGGCGGCAAGGGAACACCCGCAAGCGGGTACCCGGACGTAGGCGTACTATAATAGTACGTCGGAGGAACACCCACAAGTGGGTACCCGGACGAAGCCAACGATGATAGCGCCTTGATTTAGAATTGGAATTAGTCTCTACGCGCCCTTCTCCT of the Pseudomonadota bacterium genome contains:
- the kdpC gene encoding K(+)-transporting ATPase subunit C; translation: MKNLLIELRISLIATASLAVLLCGIYPLLVWLLGQGIFPAKANGSLVMREGKIAGSSLISQGFASPKYFHPRPSSAGQGHDPANSGGSNLGPTSQKFIDATKQRVVDYRSENSLGPDSLIPADAVTASASGLDPHVSVENALLQATRIAKTRGLSTNSVLKEIEKHTEGRDLGILGESRVNVLMLNMGLDGTLK
- a CDS encoding PTS sugar transporter subunit IIA gives rise to the protein MTEDRAASFLRLIRRSQRGRLKVYLGYCAGVGKTCQMLQEGQRLKADGIDVVIGLLETHGRAETAKIAEGLESIPRRKQEYRGIIVEDMDPDAILARKPQVVLIDELAHTNVPGSRNPKRYQDVQDILAEGIHVITTMNVQHLESLYNIVEKAVGVKVRERLPDSVLAEADQIVDVDLTAEDLRRRLEEGKIYPVDRVQTALTNFFTFSNLEKLRELTLRELASQIDLRRREVSEDDIPSTPDQIMVCLSSRGPNTEKLLRYTSRLAGKFNRNWYAVYVQTPSEEATAIDVQVQLYISETLTLAKQLGAMVFTYKGEDIADTILRFAREYRVGHIVIGRSKAKPFWERFGRNKNILNNLIKNAGGITIIVLNTGEEEFPPAKSSQIISEESYAIEPVAEIPSSSTTQLTLSNLLSPDRIIIWDQPVQKETALRALIEAVTKNNGAGDPDVLLGNVLKREDQGSTFFNEGVAFPHVRVPGLTVPLIALGLTKKGVSDVSSKNPIELIFLILSPAETPDVQLHILGICSRASQNRHLLQYLKSAKTADEVVGAIKNIDIYSN